A DNA window from Actinomadura luzonensis contains the following coding sequences:
- the soxR gene encoding redox-sensitive transcriptional activator SoxR, translating to MTKPPFDAKELTVGQLAARAGVAVTALHFYEEKGLIRSRRTAGNQRRYPRDTLRRVAFIRVAQRVGIPLRMVGEALAGLPEERTPNREDWARLSASWRAELDTRIEQLTRLRDRLSDCIGCGCLSIDRCVLRNPDDRLGDEGAGPRRLLSRRLADESRFPAL from the coding sequence GTGACGAAACCCCCTTTCGACGCCAAGGAGCTCACTGTCGGGCAGCTCGCTGCCCGTGCCGGTGTCGCGGTGACCGCCTTGCACTTCTACGAGGAGAAAGGCCTGATCCGCAGCCGCAGGACTGCGGGGAACCAGCGACGCTACCCCCGCGACACCCTGCGCAGGGTGGCCTTCATCCGGGTGGCGCAGCGGGTCGGCATCCCGCTGCGCATGGTGGGCGAGGCGCTGGCGGGCCTTCCGGAGGAGCGCACGCCGAACAGGGAGGACTGGGCCCGCCTGTCCGCCTCCTGGCGAGCCGAGCTCGACACCCGCATCGAGCAGCTCACCCGCCTGCGCGACAGGCTGTCCGACTGCATCGGCTGCGGATGCCTCTCCATCGATCGGTGCGTGCTGCGCAACCCCGACGATCGCCTCGGCGACGAGGGCGCCGGGCCACGTCGCCTCTTGAGCCGCCGGCTGGCAGATGAGAGCCGCTTCCCGGCTCTCTGA
- a CDS encoding amidohydrolase family protein, with translation MPIIDAWAQHPTQRFLQDDMFDSLRRWGGTSIPAEPPPVSATLAAMDAAGVDLALISAWYGPQGVLISNDEVAAFVAEAPHRLAGVASVDLRKPMAALRELRRAVTDLGFKALRVLPWLWELPPDDRRYYPLYAECVELGIPFCTQAGHTGPLRPSEPGRPIPYLDRVALDFPELTIVAGHIGYPWTTEMIAVATKHRNVHIDTSAYTVRRYPAELIAYLKHHGRAKVLFGTNHPMITPAKALDGLDHLHLEDEVRELFLHGNAERVFGLERRR, from the coding sequence ATGCCGATCATCGACGCCTGGGCACAACATCCGACCCAGCGCTTCCTCCAGGACGACATGTTCGACTCGCTGCGCCGCTGGGGCGGCACGTCCATCCCGGCCGAGCCGCCGCCGGTCTCCGCCACGCTCGCCGCCATGGACGCGGCCGGCGTCGACCTCGCCCTGATCAGCGCCTGGTACGGCCCGCAAGGTGTGCTGATCTCCAACGACGAGGTGGCCGCCTTCGTCGCCGAGGCCCCGCACCGCCTGGCCGGCGTGGCCTCCGTCGACCTGCGCAAGCCCATGGCCGCCCTCCGCGAGCTCCGGCGCGCGGTCACCGACCTGGGGTTCAAGGCGCTGCGCGTCCTGCCCTGGCTATGGGAGCTGCCGCCCGACGACCGCCGCTACTACCCCCTGTACGCCGAGTGCGTCGAACTCGGCATCCCCTTTTGCACCCAAGCCGGTCACACCGGCCCGCTACGTCCCTCCGAACCGGGCCGGCCCATCCCCTACCTCGACCGGGTCGCCCTCGACTTCCCCGAGCTGACCATCGTCGCCGGGCACATCGGCTATCCCTGGACCACCGAGATGATCGCCGTGGCCACCAAACACCGCAACGTCCACATCGACACCTCCGCCTACACCGTCCGCCGCTATCCCGCCGAACTGATCGCCTACCTCAAGCATCACGGCCGGGCCAAGGTGCTGTTCGGCACCAACCACCCGATGATCACACCCGCCAAGGCCCTCGACGGGCTGGACCATCTCCACCTGGAGGACGAGGTGCGCGAACTGTTCCTGCACGGCAACGCCGAGCGGGTCTTCGGCCTGGAGCGCCGACGATGA
- a CDS encoding VOC family protein has translation MRVSGVAPLIAVRDVARSVAFYERLGFVPEVRWPTYARLAAGENMVLHIAEQGGAPPDRPSVALTAPSSDGSAVSAIVVVQVPDCRRACAELTTSGVELLTEPATPAWGGEIRAFVRDPDGHLIELNERLD, from the coding sequence ATGCGTGTTTCTGGTGTGGCACCGCTCATCGCGGTCCGCGATGTGGCGCGTAGCGTGGCCTTCTACGAGCGGCTCGGCTTCGTACCCGAGGTGCGGTGGCCGACGTACGCGCGGTTGGCCGCCGGCGAGAACATGGTTCTGCACATCGCCGAACAGGGCGGCGCACCGCCGGACCGGCCTTCGGTCGCGCTTACCGCTCCCTCTTCCGATGGCAGCGCGGTAAGCGCGATCGTGGTTGTACAGGTGCCCGACTGCCGGCGCGCTTGCGCCGAACTCACCACGTCAGGGGTGGAACTGCTTACGGAGCCGGCAACGCCCGCATGGGGCGGCGAAATACGCGCGTTCGTCCGCGACCCCGACGGCCACCTGATCGAGCTCAACGAACGACTGGACTGA
- a CDS encoding catalase has protein sequence MTDHNSDKQRQLDQYRVDDTNSRYTTDQGVRVEDTDNSLSIGERGPTILEDFHFREKVTRFDHERIPERVVHARGSGAHGVFQVYESLAEFTCADFLCDPSQQTPVFVRFSTVGGSRGSADTVRDVRGFATKFYTRQGNYDLVGNNFPVFFVQDAIKFADFVHSVKPEPHNEIPQAQSAHDTLWDFVQLQPETMHTIMWLMSDRSIPRSYRMMDGFGVHTYRLVNADGKGTFVKFHWRPALGAHSLVWDEVLRVQGNDPDFNRRDLWEAIEAGSYPEWELGLQLVPEEDEHKFDFDLLDPTKLIPEEEVPLRMVGRMTLNRNPDNFFAETEQVAFCTANVVPGIDFTNDPLLQGRNFSYLDTQLLRLGGPNFQQIPINRPLAPVHNDNRDGFHQHMIHTSHTNYSKNSISGGCPATGVLAGDMNGVFKHYTERIDGEKIRKRSPSFADHYSQATLFWNSMAPWEKDHIIKAFLFELGHVQRRYIKEQVVDRLANVDAGLAAHVAAGIGLPAPAARGSNHGKSSPALSQDNQPAGLATRKIAILAADSTDAGALYPVLQELESGKAVCHVIAPHEGMAGTLAVDRQVSAAASVLYDAVLCTGGEELCGNGYAVQFVREAFKHGKAIGALPDGEALLRAAALPGRQGVIDSAAGDGFTGQFIAAIVKHRHHDREVTAFPA, from the coding sequence GTGACCGACCACAACAGCGACAAACAGCGCCAGCTCGACCAGTACCGGGTCGATGACACCAACAGCCGCTACACCACCGATCAAGGCGTGCGCGTCGAGGACACCGACAACTCGCTGTCGATCGGCGAGCGCGGCCCGACGATCCTGGAGGACTTCCACTTCCGGGAGAAGGTGACGCGTTTCGACCACGAGCGCATCCCGGAGCGGGTGGTGCACGCGCGCGGCTCCGGCGCGCACGGCGTGTTCCAGGTCTATGAGTCGCTGGCCGAGTTCACCTGCGCCGACTTCCTGTGCGACCCCTCCCAGCAGACGCCGGTGTTCGTGCGGTTCTCCACCGTGGGCGGCTCGCGTGGCTCGGCCGACACGGTCCGCGACGTACGCGGGTTCGCCACCAAGTTCTATACCCGGCAGGGCAACTACGACCTGGTCGGCAACAACTTCCCGGTGTTCTTCGTCCAGGACGCGATCAAGTTCGCCGATTTCGTGCACTCGGTCAAGCCCGAGCCGCACAACGAGATCCCGCAGGCGCAGTCCGCACACGACACGCTGTGGGACTTCGTGCAGCTGCAGCCGGAGACCATGCACACGATCATGTGGCTGATGTCGGACCGGTCCATCCCGCGCAGCTACCGCATGATGGACGGCTTCGGCGTGCACACCTACCGCCTGGTCAACGCCGACGGCAAGGGCACGTTCGTCAAGTTCCACTGGCGGCCCGCCCTCGGCGCCCACTCGCTGGTGTGGGACGAGGTGCTGCGCGTGCAGGGCAACGACCCCGACTTCAACCGGCGCGACCTGTGGGAGGCGATCGAGGCCGGCTCCTACCCGGAGTGGGAGCTGGGCCTGCAACTGGTGCCCGAGGAGGACGAGCACAAGTTCGACTTCGACCTGCTCGACCCCACCAAGCTCATCCCGGAGGAGGAAGTGCCGCTGCGGATGGTCGGCAGGATGACCCTCAACCGCAACCCCGACAACTTCTTCGCCGAGACCGAGCAGGTCGCCTTCTGCACCGCCAACGTGGTGCCCGGCATCGACTTCACCAACGACCCGCTGCTGCAGGGCCGCAACTTCTCCTACCTCGACACCCAGCTGCTCAGGTTGGGCGGCCCGAACTTCCAGCAGATCCCGATCAACCGCCCCCTCGCGCCGGTGCACAACGACAACCGCGACGGCTTCCACCAACACATGATCCACACCAGCCACACCAACTACAGCAAGAACTCCATCAGCGGCGGGTGCCCGGCCACCGGCGTCCTGGCCGGCGACATGAACGGCGTGTTCAAGCACTACACCGAACGCATCGACGGCGAGAAGATCCGCAAGCGCAGCCCCAGCTTCGCCGACCACTACAGCCAGGCCACCCTGTTCTGGAACAGCATGGCCCCCTGGGAGAAGGACCACATCATCAAGGCCTTCCTGTTCGAGCTCGGCCACGTGCAGCGCCGCTACATCAAGGAACAGGTCGTCGACCGGCTCGCCAACGTCGATGCCGGGCTGGCCGCGCACGTCGCCGCCGGGATCGGCCTGCCCGCCCCGGCGGCCCGCGGCAGCAATCACGGCAAGAGCTCACCGGCGCTCAGCCAGGACAACCAGCCGGCCGGCCTGGCCACCCGCAAGATCGCGATCCTGGCGGCCGACTCCACCGACGCCGGCGCCCTGTACCCGGTGCTGCAGGAGCTGGAGAGCGGCAAGGCGGTCTGCCACGTGATCGCCCCGCACGAGGGAATGGCCGGCACCCTGGCCGTCGACAGACAGGTCAGCGCCGCCGCCTCGGTGCTGTACGACGCGGTGCTGTGCACCGGCGGCGAGGAACTGTGCGGCAACGGCTACGCCGTGCAGTTCGTGCGCGAGGCGTTCAAGCACGGCAAGGCCATCGGCGCGCTGCCGGACGGGGAGGCGCTGCTGCGGGCCGCCGCCCTGCCCGGCCGCCAAGGCGTGATCGACTCCGCCGCGGGCGACGGCTTCACCGGCCAGTTCATCGCCGCCATCGTCAAGCACCGCCACCACGACCGGGAGGTGACCGCCTTCCCCGCCTGA
- a CDS encoding MFS transporter yields MTRSPADTAPPTTGRAGRREWIGLAVLALPALLASLELTVTHLALPAIGRALAADSAELLWIVDVYAFLLAGSLITMGTLGDRIGRRRLLLIGAAAYGVASVLAAYAPSAGALIAIRALLGISGATLMPSVLSLTVAMFRDPRQRTVAVAIVIASVSAGTAIGPLVGGWLLERFWWGSVFLLGVPLMAPLLALGPALLPERRDAAAGRLDPVSAALSLAAVLPAVYGLKQIAADGPGGLPVLSVAAGLLFAVVFLRRQRALRHPLIDLRLFANRAFSTAVATLALGIFVLWGFNYAFAQYLQLVRGLSPLEAGLWTAPSAVGVIAGSTLASRIVRWTAPGPVIAAGLALAAAGFVVVAQAGTTAGTQALALPVTGAVVVSAGLGPMMALATDMIVGNAPPEQAGAASAISSTAPQLGGALGIALLGSAITAVYRSEMSSADVAGLPSEAVSAARESLGGAVTASHDLPAGLPAAMLLGTARAAFTTGFQLTTVASAASVAGMAVTVAVMLRRGRASRGSGALS; encoded by the coding sequence GTGACAAGATCTCCTGCGGACACCGCCCCGCCCACCACCGGCCGCGCGGGGCGTCGGGAGTGGATCGGGCTTGCCGTCCTGGCCCTGCCCGCCCTCCTCGCCTCCCTCGAACTGACCGTGACCCACCTGGCGCTGCCCGCCATCGGCAGAGCGCTGGCGGCCGACAGCGCTGAGCTGCTGTGGATCGTGGATGTCTATGCCTTTCTGCTCGCCGGATCGCTGATCACCATGGGCACGCTGGGCGATCGGATCGGCCGCCGGCGCCTCCTGCTGATCGGCGCGGCCGCGTACGGCGTCGCATCCGTGCTCGCGGCCTACGCTCCCAGCGCGGGCGCGCTCATCGCGATCCGCGCGTTACTCGGAATCTCCGGCGCTACGTTGATGCCGTCCGTGCTCTCCCTCACCGTCGCCATGTTCCGGGATCCGCGGCAACGCACCGTCGCCGTCGCGATCGTCATCGCCAGCGTGTCCGCGGGGACCGCGATCGGCCCTCTCGTGGGCGGGTGGTTGCTGGAGCGTTTCTGGTGGGGGTCGGTGTTCCTGCTCGGCGTGCCGTTGATGGCGCCGCTTTTGGCGCTGGGGCCGGCCCTGCTGCCCGAGCGCCGCGACGCGGCGGCAGGGCGGCTGGACCCGGTCAGCGCCGCGCTGTCGCTGGCCGCGGTGCTGCCGGCGGTCTACGGTCTCAAGCAGATCGCCGCCGACGGCCCCGGCGGGCTGCCCGTGCTCTCCGTCGCGGCCGGGCTGCTGTTCGCCGTCGTCTTCCTGCGCAGGCAGCGCGCGTTGCGGCACCCGCTGATCGACCTGCGACTGTTCGCGAACCGGGCGTTCAGCACCGCCGTGGCCACGCTGGCGCTCGGCATCTTCGTGTTGTGGGGGTTCAACTACGCCTTCGCGCAATATCTGCAGTTGGTGCGCGGGCTCTCGCCGCTGGAGGCCGGTCTGTGGACGGCGCCTTCGGCTGTCGGGGTGATCGCCGGATCGACGCTGGCCTCCAGAATCGTGCGCTGGACAGCCCCGGGACCGGTCATCGCGGCCGGACTGGCCCTGGCTGCCGCCGGCTTCGTCGTGGTCGCCCAGGCGGGCACGACCGCCGGGACGCAGGCCCTGGCCCTCCCGGTCACCGGGGCCGTCGTCGTGTCCGCGGGACTCGGCCCGATGATGGCGCTGGCCACCGACATGATCGTCGGTAACGCGCCCCCCGAGCAGGCCGGCGCCGCCTCGGCGATCTCCTCGACCGCGCCGCAACTCGGCGGTGCGCTCGGCATCGCGCTCCTCGGCAGCGCCATCACCGCGGTGTACCGAAGCGAGATGAGCTCCGCTGACGTGGCGGGTCTCCCGTCAGAGGCCGTGTCCGCCGCGAGGGAGAGCCTGGGTGGCGCTGTGACGGCGAGCCACGATCTTCCCGCCGGCCTGCCCGCGGCCATGCTGCTCGGCACCGCCCGTGCGGCGTTCACCACAGGGTTTCAGCTGACCACTGTGGCCAGCGCCGCGAGCGTGGCAGGCATGGCCGTCACGGTCGCGGTCATGCTGAGGCGTGGCCGAGCGAGCCGTGGATCGGGCGCTCTGTCCTGA
- a CDS encoding sensor histidine kinase, with protein MSGTWASDRVRRLRRVWRVYDATVWDRWLAVVFTGLAFVPALSAMGVEFGNLSGRPADAFQLVLILAQTVPLAVRTRWPTACLAVNGTAFVIHETLGYPMQFGTVTVYLALYSVGAHQERFRRVTAVAASAAYVVLCAAVILRGSPVLQSDFVVFYLLFAACWLVGAFVRGQRLQETERRRLATEAAAAAERARIARELHDVVTHHVTAIVVQADATQFVATSPERVVTALSTIGGAGRRALAELRYLLDVLEATGESATPVVGSVRDLVEQTRSGGQPIELVEDGDQPSLPVGVGLAVYRVVQEGLTNAVKYAEGRPTTVRVGYRDDRVEVEVTNAAAAVRVGAGSGLSGGRGLTGLRDRIGALGGELAAGEQPDGGFRVSASIPVGGAE; from the coding sequence ATGTCGGGGACCTGGGCCAGCGACCGCGTGCGGAGGTTACGGAGGGTGTGGCGCGTCTACGACGCCACGGTGTGGGACCGGTGGCTGGCCGTCGTGTTCACCGGGCTGGCGTTCGTGCCGGCGCTGTCGGCCATGGGCGTCGAGTTCGGCAACCTGTCAGGACGCCCGGCCGACGCGTTCCAGCTCGTCCTGATCCTGGCCCAGACGGTGCCGCTGGCCGTGCGCACCCGATGGCCCACCGCGTGTCTGGCGGTCAACGGCACGGCTTTCGTGATCCACGAGACGCTCGGGTACCCGATGCAGTTCGGCACCGTGACGGTGTACCTCGCGCTGTACTCGGTGGGCGCGCACCAGGAGCGGTTCCGGCGCGTCACCGCCGTCGCGGCATCGGCCGCGTACGTCGTGCTGTGCGCGGCCGTGATCCTGCGCGGCTCACCGGTCCTGCAGAGCGACTTCGTGGTGTTCTATCTGCTTTTCGCCGCGTGCTGGCTGGTCGGCGCCTTCGTGCGCGGGCAGCGGCTCCAGGAGACCGAGCGGCGGCGGCTCGCCACCGAGGCCGCGGCCGCCGCGGAGCGGGCGCGCATCGCGCGGGAGCTGCACGACGTGGTGACCCACCACGTCACCGCCATCGTCGTGCAGGCCGACGCCACGCAGTTCGTGGCCACGTCGCCGGAGCGCGTGGTCACGGCACTGTCCACGATCGGCGGCGCCGGCCGCCGGGCCCTGGCCGAGCTGCGGTATCTGCTGGACGTGCTGGAGGCCACCGGGGAGTCGGCCACGCCCGTCGTGGGCAGCGTGCGGGACCTGGTCGAACAGACCCGGAGCGGCGGCCAGCCGATCGAACTGGTGGAGGACGGCGACCAGCCCTCGCTCCCGGTCGGCGTGGGGCTGGCCGTGTACCGGGTGGTGCAGGAGGGCCTGACGAACGCCGTCAAGTACGCGGAAGGCCGCCCCACCACCGTCCGCGTCGGCTACCGGGACGACCGCGTGGAGGTCGAGGTGACGAACGCCGCCGCCGCGGTCCGCGTCGGCGCCGGAAGCGGCCTCTCCGGCGGCCGCGGCCTGACCGGGCTGCGCGACCGGATCGGCGCGCTGGGCGGCGAGCTGGCCGCGGGCGAGCAACCGGACGGCGGTTTCCGGGTCTCCGCGTCGATCCCCGTAGGCGGTGCCGAATGA
- a CDS encoding alpha/beta hydrolase translates to MGNTIRVRVVVAGALTAVAAAGAVVGGQPADARAEATTGHVQTSIKWGACPEPAPGAERDPRQTCGTVRVPLDYRRPDGEAITVAVSRLATAKPGKKRGDLLFNPGGPGLQGLDMPSQMAATLPRKVLDSYDLIGFDARGIGHSTPMSCGLSGPALLTIFPYPGAGGSIEGNVTTARTVARQCATIGAKLRFFTSANTARDMDRIRQVLGAPKISYWGQSFGTYLGAVYASLFPRNTDRMVLEGNVDPGKVWAKMLHTWNQGMNDRFPDAARVAAADNAGLGLGGTVDEVTDTFLALADRLDRKPATVPDTQVTISGALLRGVTYQMLLHNETLAPLTRFWKAASDLSAGRTPADADVAVLRQVLADTPAAKGVPADNQATMALAMICGDTTWPRKVDSYAKATAAARAKYPLSAGMPDNITACAFWSQRPIEPVVKVTSHGPRNILILQNRRDNATPWAAGRGMREALGERAGFLGVDNGGHYVYNTGSACADKATVAFLSKGTLPAEDVSCAGPRP, encoded by the coding sequence ATGGGAAACACGATCCGCGTACGCGTCGTCGTCGCCGGCGCCCTGACCGCGGTCGCGGCAGCGGGGGCAGTGGTCGGCGGGCAGCCGGCCGATGCCAGGGCCGAGGCGACCACCGGTCACGTACAGACGTCGATCAAGTGGGGTGCGTGCCCGGAACCCGCGCCGGGCGCCGAACGGGACCCCAGGCAAACCTGCGGCACGGTCAGGGTGCCTCTGGACTACCGCCGCCCCGACGGGGAGGCCATCACCGTCGCGGTCTCCAGGCTCGCCACCGCCAAGCCCGGCAAGAAGCGCGGCGACCTGCTGTTCAACCCGGGCGGACCGGGACTGCAGGGCCTGGACATGCCCAGCCAGATGGCAGCCACGCTCCCCAGGAAGGTGCTGGACTCCTACGACCTGATCGGGTTCGACGCGCGCGGCATCGGCCACAGCACCCCGATGAGCTGCGGCCTGTCCGGGCCCGCCCTGCTCACGATCTTCCCCTACCCCGGCGCCGGCGGCTCGATCGAGGGCAACGTCACCACCGCGCGCACCGTCGCCCGGCAGTGCGCCACGATCGGTGCCAAGCTCCGCTTCTTCACCAGCGCGAACACAGCGCGCGACATGGACCGCATCCGCCAGGTGCTCGGGGCGCCGAAGATCTCCTACTGGGGCCAGTCCTTCGGCACCTACCTCGGCGCGGTCTACGCCTCGCTGTTCCCCCGCAACACCGACCGGATGGTGCTGGAGGGCAACGTCGACCCGGGCAAGGTGTGGGCGAAGATGCTGCACACCTGGAACCAGGGCATGAACGACCGGTTCCCGGACGCCGCCCGCGTGGCCGCGGCCGACAACGCCGGCCTCGGGCTGGGCGGCACCGTCGACGAGGTCACCGACACCTTCCTCGCGCTGGCCGACCGCCTCGACAGGAAGCCGGCCACGGTGCCGGACACACAGGTGACCATCAGCGGCGCGCTGCTGCGCGGCGTCACGTACCAGATGTTGCTGCACAACGAGACGCTCGCCCCGCTCACCCGATTCTGGAAGGCGGCGTCCGACCTGTCCGCCGGCAGGACCCCGGCGGACGCGGACGTCGCCGTGCTCCGGCAGGTCCTCGCCGACACCCCGGCCGCCAAGGGCGTGCCGGCGGACAACCAGGCCACCATGGCCCTGGCCATGATCTGCGGGGACACCACCTGGCCGCGGAAGGTGGACTCCTATGCCAAGGCCACCGCGGCCGCCCGCGCGAAGTACCCGCTGAGCGCGGGCATGCCCGACAACATCACGGCGTGCGCGTTCTGGTCGCAGCGGCCGATCGAGCCGGTGGTCAAGGTCACCTCGCACGGTCCGCGTAACATCCTGATCCTGCAGAACCGCCGCGACAACGCCACACCGTGGGCCGCGGGCCGGGGCATGCGCGAGGCCCTGGGCGAGCGCGCCGGCTTCCTCGGCGTCGACAACGGCGGCCACTACGTCTACAACACCGGCTCGGCCTGCGCCGACAAGGCCACCGTCGCGTTCCTGAGCAAGGGGACCCTGCCGGCCGAGGACGTCTCCTGCGCCGGCCCCCGGCCCTGA
- a CDS encoding class I SAM-dependent methyltransferase: MNGNPYETIGLGYSQHRRPDPRIAGQIEQALGSATTVVNVGAGTGSYEPRDRRVTAVEPSTVMMRQRPPGSAPVVQGYAESLPFPDRSFDAAMAILTVHHWTDPAAGLAELRRVSARQVVLTWDPAVTARFWLVEEYLPQISEAEAGLASLDLVQSWLRREGAQVSVVPVPVAADCTDGFLGAYWRRPHRYLDPRARAAVSALANLDQHLVERAMRRLEIDLATGHWHERHRDLLDSHTLDLGYRLVTAAPPAGADQTGA; this comes from the coding sequence ATGAACGGCAACCCGTACGAGACGATCGGCCTCGGCTACTCCCAGCACCGCCGCCCTGACCCCCGCATCGCCGGCCAGATCGAGCAAGCCCTGGGCTCCGCCACCACGGTGGTCAACGTAGGTGCCGGAACCGGCTCCTACGAGCCCCGCGATCGACGGGTCACCGCCGTGGAGCCTTCCACGGTGATGATGCGTCAGCGTCCTCCCGGTTCGGCGCCGGTCGTCCAGGGATACGCCGAGTCCCTTCCGTTCCCTGACCGGTCGTTCGACGCCGCGATGGCCATCCTCACCGTCCACCACTGGACCGACCCGGCCGCCGGACTCGCCGAGCTGCGCCGGGTGTCCGCCCGGCAGGTCGTCCTCACCTGGGACCCGGCCGTCACCGCACGATTCTGGCTGGTCGAGGAGTACCTCCCGCAGATATCCGAAGCCGAGGCCGGACTCGCCTCCCTCGACCTTGTCCAGTCCTGGTTGCGGCGCGAGGGCGCACAGGTGAGCGTCGTCCCCGTGCCGGTCGCCGCCGACTGCACCGATGGATTCCTGGGCGCGTACTGGCGACGCCCGCACCGCTACCTCGACCCGCGGGCTCGGGCCGCCGTCTCCGCCCTGGCGAACCTCGACCAGCACCTCGTCGAGCGCGCGATGCGACGCCTCGAGATCGACCTCGCCACCGGCCACTGGCACGAACGCCACCGCGACCTCCTCGACAGCCACACCCTCGACCTCGGCTACCGCCTCGTCACGGCCGCCCCTCCCGCCGGCGCCGACCAGACCGGGGCCTGA
- a CDS encoding response regulator — protein MTIRVVICEDQEVVRAGYVTAFDAQPDMEVAGVAADGPAAVEAVTGLKPDVVVMDIHLPLMDGIEVTRRVAGPGVVAPPKVLVVTTFNVDKYVYEALRAGASGFLLKDAPLLELVNGVRTVARGESLLSPAVTRTLIGRFADRLRPAVPAPGEDPLAVLAPREREVLRLIARGLSNAEIAAELVISFETVRTYVSRILTKLDLRDRVQAVVLAYRTGFADDDR, from the coding sequence ATGACCATCCGTGTCGTGATCTGCGAGGACCAGGAGGTCGTCCGCGCCGGCTACGTGACGGCGTTCGACGCGCAGCCGGACATGGAGGTGGCCGGCGTGGCCGCCGACGGCCCGGCCGCGGTCGAGGCGGTCACCGGCCTGAAGCCCGACGTGGTGGTCATGGACATCCACCTGCCGCTGATGGACGGCATCGAGGTGACCAGGCGCGTCGCCGGTCCCGGTGTCGTGGCGCCGCCGAAGGTGCTGGTGGTGACCACGTTCAACGTGGACAAGTACGTCTACGAAGCCCTGCGGGCCGGAGCCAGCGGCTTCCTGCTGAAGGACGCCCCTCTGCTGGAGCTGGTGAACGGCGTCCGCACCGTCGCCCGGGGAGAGTCCCTGCTGTCCCCCGCCGTGACCCGTACCCTGATAGGCCGCTTCGCCGACCGCCTCCGCCCGGCCGTCCCCGCTCCCGGCGAGGATCCGCTGGCCGTCCTGGCTCCCCGCGAACGCGAGGTGCTGCGGCTGATCGCCCGTGGCCTCTCCAACGCCGAGATAGCCGCGGAACTGGTCATCAGCTTCGAGACCGTCCGGACCTACGTCTCCCGGATCCTCACGAAACTGGACCTGCGCGACCGCGTCCAGGCCGTGGTCCTCGCCTACCGCACAGGCTTCGCCGACGACGACCGCTGA
- a CDS encoding alpha/beta fold hydrolase, which translates to MCPVLLVRRPALGEGCCGKGGRDAPTASIDLTIDPGGFTVPYITTRDDEQIFFYDWGSGPPVVFIHGWPLNADAWHDQMKAVTDNGFRAIAHDRRGHGRSSQPWDGYDFDTFADDLDDLLTALDLRDVTLVAHSMGGGELARYIGRHGTGRLSKAVLLSAVPPLMLKTADNPEGTPQEVFDKIKKGILTERSQFWKDTADGFFGANRPGNKVTQGNKDAFWLMAMAENIQAGVACVDAFSATDFTEDLKKFDIPTLIVHGDDDQVVPIAASGDKSAKIIQNSTYKVYQGGSHGIALVPGDKEKFNADLLEFLRS; encoded by the coding sequence ATGTGCCCGGTTCTGCTGGTGCGCCGTCCGGCCCTCGGCGAGGGCTGCTGCGGCAAAGGCGGCCGGGACGCTCCCACGGCGTCCATCGACCTGACCATCGACCCTGGGGGGTTCACCGTGCCGTACATCACCACGCGCGACGACGAGCAGATCTTCTTCTACGACTGGGGCAGCGGCCCGCCGGTCGTGTTCATCCACGGCTGGCCGCTGAACGCCGACGCCTGGCACGACCAGATGAAGGCGGTCACCGACAATGGATTCCGGGCCATCGCGCACGACCGGCGCGGTCACGGCCGCTCCAGCCAGCCGTGGGACGGCTACGACTTCGACACCTTCGCCGACGACCTCGACGACCTCCTGACCGCTCTGGACCTGCGCGACGTGACGCTGGTGGCGCACTCGATGGGCGGCGGGGAGCTGGCCCGCTACATCGGCCGCCACGGCACCGGCCGCCTGTCCAAGGCCGTGCTGCTGTCGGCGGTGCCGCCGCTGATGCTGAAGACCGCCGACAACCCCGAGGGCACCCCGCAGGAGGTGTTCGACAAGATCAAGAAGGGGATCCTGACCGAGCGGTCGCAGTTCTGGAAGGACACCGCCGACGGCTTCTTCGGCGCCAACCGTCCGGGCAACAAGGTGACGCAGGGCAACAAGGACGCCTTCTGGCTGATGGCCATGGCCGAGAACATCCAGGCAGGGGTGGCCTGCGTGGACGCCTTCTCCGCCACCGACTTCACCGAGGACCTGAAGAAGTTCGACATCCCCACTCTGATCGTGCACGGCGACGACGATCAGGTGGTGCCGATCGCGGCATCCGGCGACAAATCCGCCAAGATCATTCAGAACTCCACCTACAAGGTGTACCAGGGCGGCTCACACGGCATCGCTCTGGTCCCGGGCGACAAGGAGAAGTTCAACGCTGACCTGCTGGAGTTCCTGCGCAGCTGA